GTTAGTAAGTACTTTCTGCTGTGTAATCAACACTTATTATGAGCTCAAATTCAAAACCCTACAACAATATAAACAGAGATGAAGGATACAGTTTTACCATAAACCAGCTCTGGAAAGTTATAactgtgtttttgctttgctAAGTGTTTAACTTACTTTAGGATCAGCCCTCACTGGGGTGGTGTGTTTAATGAAGGACTTGATAACACCTGTGCGGCCGAGTGAATTCGGAGTCATCATTAGCATCTGATTCTTCTGCACAGTGTGGAGGAAAGTTCTCATGTTGGGCCTGATCGCCTGTGTATTAAAAACAAAGGAGAGTAAGTTTTTAGAACTTACTTACTTTACTATGTGGTTACTTCttacttcattcattcatatacaCATTTCCCACTTTGTAACATTAATGCATCTTACACTCTGACTTTTCTTGGGAGGAGAGAACCTCTTTGTTGGACTTTCCTCTACAGTATCCGGTGCTTTACGTTTGGTACTACGCCGTGACCTGGagatacagaaaaaacattCTTAAAGATACAACACCCCCTTCAGGAAATCAAATAATATCCAGCaagcgcacacgcacacgcacacacacacacacgcacacacacgcacagcacTCACCTGCGAACTGACTGGGAAGTCCGCTGCTTGTCAGttacaactgaaacacaaatacaaacgCGTGACATTTTGGTACAAAACTGTCAGATACATTAACTCAAATTTAATCAAACAAGAGCTAGTTAATAAAATGAAGAGTCCCCATACCTGCTCTCTTGTCTGGAGTGCTGACCTTCTGTTCACTGGTATACAACGATGGGGGCGCCAGTTTGGGAGAGTTTGCAGCCACAGAGCGTGTAACTCGTCCGACAGATGGATGCACCCTCTGCTTAATCTGGGTACACATTTGTTTGATacaaataatgtaaaacaaaatcatcaaCTCATCAATCAATGCAGAATAAAATTAATCTCAGTTTTAATAGGTAAACCATACCTCTGGAGTTTCCTTAgattcctcctctgcagcattATCCTCTGTGTCTGGAGTTACAGCTTCAAACACGCTACAGCAATGAACACATTAATATGGTCAAGacacactttaaaataaaagaacactGAATTCATGATGAGTCACATGTAGCTCAGAGTACACAGAAAAATTTATCACCCACTGCTACAAATACCTTTAACATCTGATTGTTCTTTCTCATAGAGGCGACAATGCACTTATTAatgcaaagaaacattttaagtCATTACTCACTCGTCTttatcctcttcctctgcagtgttGATGCAAGAATCCTCTGcaatcataaaaaatatacagttataAACACATGGCTTAATAACAATATTACttaatttgcaaatgttttgcattttatgtACTTATAAACCACATGTGGCTCATTTCTCACCACTAATGTTGCTGCTACATGAAGAGTTGCCCATGCGAACTGCCTTCCTCTTCAGCATCGAGCGACGAGATGCGCGGCGAACAGACTCCTGTGTCATACTGTGTCGCAGACCAGCCAGCGAGTGACGTAGCTTTAGGGAGCACCGCACGGAGCTCCGTCGTGAGCTTTGAGCGGCTCCGGCTATTGCAATCTTAGCAGCTGTGCGGCCAGGAGAGGGCTCTGGCTTTACAACAAGCTCAGCGGACCTGCGGTCTGCTGAGGAGATGCTGACGATGACCTCAGGTGAGGGTATCTTGGGTGGAGACTGGGAAGTGCTGCGTTTGTCAGACTTGACTTCTGCAGTGTtcaccttctcagcagagaAGCGGCCAGCTGATGAGAGGCCAACATCAACCTTGGGTGAGGGTGGAGACCCAGTAGTGCTACATGCGTTGTCAGGCTCAACTTCTGCATTGTTCACCGTGTTATTTTTGtccacctcttcttcctctACCAGCTCTGGCTTCCTGTTCTGCACCTCTTCACTTTCACAGCTGCCACGAGGAGAGTGGCTCCCCTCCTCCAACACCTCTGGCttagtctgtttgtttttgcgGGTGGTGCGTTTAGGTTGTGTGGCGGTGCTGGCTTCAGAGGTGGAAGCCTCGGGAATGGATTCTTCAGCAATGAAGTTCAGTGATTTGACAGAAGAGCCACGAAGGTTACTGCGCTTTCCCTTTGAAAACCTGGACAGGAAGGGGAAATTTATTTAGAATTAAAAAGGCACAACATGTTCAAAATTGCTCAGGTTTGGAGAAATTTGAAAATTTAGTCTCTACTACAACTGCAGTAAAAGCAACAAACCTTCGCCTTGTTTGATTTTCTTCCTGACGCCCCACAGATACACGCTTTCTGCGACTATTCTTCTTCTGTGATGGTGTTTTTGGCATTAATTCTGGCTCAGCATTAAAATCCCTGAAACAGAAGAATTTGCTTCATCAGTTAAACCCTAAAAACAACTCTAGAGAAGAACTGCACAAAACAACTGTGGACGGAAACCTTATTATTCAATTGATTTTAAGGGCATTACGTCAAACCTACCTTGAGAACATGCGGTTGGCTTCTTGTTGGATCTCTTCGAGCCAAACCACATGGACATTATCAATGTCACTGATGAATTCTTGCACTTTGCCATCAAACATTTGCATGAGGGAACGTACGGATGACAGTACGGAGTTCATGGTGATGGCCTGGGGTAAAGATTGAGAATTAAAATCAGGACAAGCTGGGACAGGATCTCAGATGGCAAGTAAGAGAAAAGTAAGTTGAAGCATCACCTGAGGAACTTtggttgtttttccattttgtttaagtgttaacatttgttttgtcttattttaacTTTTCGCTAAGCCTTTTTGAAACCTCCTGTACTTAACCCACTAAACAGCAACCCATATGACCATTGAAATTTTATCTACTATTAAAGCTACACTGCAATATATTAATGAAACATAACTTTGTCTATTTAGTCAATTATACATGCGTATGAAAGGGATCCTGAAGTATAAGGGACACAACTGTGGCTCATCTATAGTAACAGTGTTACAAGGATAACTAACTAGGTTATCATCACTCACAcagttaacaaacaaacaacaaacaatcaaaaTGTCTCTGAAAATAACCGCCGATTCTGGGGAAAATGTTGCCTAAAAACGTCTTAACTCTGCAGACAGCTGTGCAGAACTATAAGTAATACTCTTTGCATAATATCAATAAACATATTTACAGAGTACACTGACAAGTAGTGAGAAACTGCATACTTCCTGCAGTCAGTCCTGCGCATCAGTTGTATGTGTCTCAGTATTTCTGGttgtcatttgtttattttttcagtcttgCACCGGCAGATccattttgcagtgtttttgtctttgtctgtatgGTCGGTGCATGCGTAATGTCCTCTGCTTCCGCGGACAGACCGGAGAGGTGGGTAGCCATTTGAAAACATTGAGGTAGACAACAACATAGTTGTCTTTAGCACTGACACATCGTATTAGAATAAAAACTTTAACTGTAGCCCAACATAAACCCGAGCgttttatttcacacactgaATAAGCTAACTTACGCGTTACCCAGGTAACAAGTTAGCTTAAGTAGCTAACATTAAACACCCAGTTCAACAAGAATGAAACACCAAAAAcaccaaaccaaaataatgtgCTATATTAAGACGGTGACAGTTACTGGGAAACACCATACATTAATTTAAGTAAGTGGAATattaagtttttaatttgtctgCAGTTAAAAGGCTGTCGGTACGAtattagctagctaacactaATGTCGTCTTTAAATAACTACCTTTGATGTCCAAGTTTCCGAGAAAGAAATCCAATGGTCGCTGCTCCGTTAATTTTAAAACCAATATTTATCGCATACTGACGTGAAAATAAATGTGCTAAAGTAAAGGAACGTCCACTTCGTTCCACGGCTCATGTGTAAACGTCCTGGACGGTAACAGTACTACCTCCGCTCACCCGCTGAAACCGTTTAACTGGTTCAAAACCTCACCGACCAATCCCGAGGCTCAGTGCACAGAGGGGCTGTTCgatttgtttattaatattatcCGAGAGGGCGGAGCCTGTCGTTTGGATGAATAGCGAGGAGTGTTGCGGTGTGAGGAAACGTTCGGCACGTGAAAACAAATCGTGCGAACCCAACGGAATGTCTGGGCGGAGTTACGGTGCTGCCAAGATTTAAATCAACCAATTGATGTCTGGCAGGATCTGCTCCTCCCCGCCCACACAACTCAaacactctcatgtctgtcgAGACTTTAACCCCTGTTTTTCTGCAATAATATcacaaaacactgataaatatgGTTTTAATAAACCGTAAATCATAAACATGgcttggttttttgtttttttgcgaGCGAATTTAAATGCGATGACCTCTTTTTGTCCTTTGTCCCATCCTCTCCTGCAGAACTGTTGCTGCTTCTCTCCAGAAAATCAAAGCTACCAGATGCTTGAAGACATCAATTATACAACAAAGGCCTTAGTGGTCCAGCTCCAAGGTAAGATAAACACCTTTTACCTGTACTGTACGATGGACTTGAGAGCTCAAcgctgaaatgtaaaaaaaaacaaaaaaaaaaaacaatgtaaatagACGAAGCACGAGCAAATTAGAAAAACAGTTTCACCAATTTAACAACATATGATCAGCATTTGGAAAAAATGCTGCAAAGTGACACAACCAAATACAGAAATGAGCTGCAAAAACCAGAATTTGGTTATGTTTTCACACTTTGCAGTATGTTTTCTAAATGCTGTGCATTATCAGTGTTGTGGATGTTTTCTTAATCTTCTTGTTCTTTATCTGTTCACATGTGTTTTCTCAGTGCCACAGTTGTATTGTTTACATTCCTGTGACAAAGCCACAGAGGATGAGGACGAAGGAGGAGAATCAAGGTTTGCACCGAGAGTAAAGAGATTTATTTGAATTCCATTTACAATACAGTATAATTGATTTACAGTTTTGTAACATGGTATATTACAGAACTAAGTATCTTTTtgtaatatgtaaataaatcacAAGAAATGATCGTAGACCATTGTTTTGTAAATTTGAATCTAGCCAAACTGTCACAAATCATGTTGCTCTTTTTAACTGAATTCCATACATTTTGTCAATGGTCAGGTCAGTGTCAGCATACAACATAACAGCAGCGAAGATATGAAATAACTTGCTCAACATATCATGAGTAAATTGAATTATAAGGAGGGTCATGGATCCTGTTTCAGATGGGCCAGCAGGAAGACGTCGGAGTCAGTTTACAAACACACCCCGGCCCTCGAGGAAAAGTTACTGGGTGCCCTGAAAATATAGATATAGATGAGTAAATTCATAATCATCCTTATGTCTTCTTTATAACAAAGCTGCCATCAAGACTTGGTGCAACAtttggactgttgatcagacaaaacaaaacaaatgaaagtgatgtggtaaaacacaactttacaaGGAACAAGCTCAGTATAAACTGAGTTGAGACAGGGTCGCTCTTCATACTCCTCATATTCCTTATACTCAGCAGTTGTTCACTTTGCCTGGTTGCTTAATTCAGCCTTGATTGCACCTTTTCTTATGTCACTAATGCTCTTGCTATGACCTCATGTACTACTGTTGTCATTTCATCACTGTTTTGCCCTTGGGCTGTAGTTCAGGAgatgaatgttgttttaaattattaatgtaCAAACCTTCATATTTATTGCAAgaataaacatttttctaaGAACCTGAAATAAGCTGCTGTCGTCGTACATCCTGGCTCTATGTGTTACCTGGTATGAGAGGGATTTTAGTTCCTGATGTTTTCAGGACAACCTGTAGATCACAGGGCTTAATGTTTCCATCTGTTCTTCCCTGTTCCCTCAGTATGATACAGACTTCATCTTTCCTCAGCAGCCAGTCCATCTGACTGCCCAGATAATTCACACCACGGATGCAGAGCTCAGAAATGTTGTTGGGAAGAAGCGGGGAAAAGGCCAGGCATTCCTTCTCCACTCTATACAAAACACAGGGTGGCAAactttgtatcactgtgtgcatgttgtgtacagactgatgtgtgtttttactgtgtgtgcatgggaAGATTTATGACTGACCTGAAGCCAGTGTAACCAAAC
Above is a window of Lates calcarifer isolate ASB-BC8 linkage group LG10, TLL_Latcal_v3, whole genome shotgun sequence DNA encoding:
- the LOC108886929 gene encoding inner centromere protein isoform X1; this translates as MNSVLSSVRSLMQMFDGKVQEFISDIDNVHVVWLEEIQQEANRMFSRDFNAEPELMPKTPSQKKNSRRKRVSVGRQEENQTRRRFSKGKRSNLRGSSVKSLNFIAEESIPEASTSEASTATQPKRTTRKNKQTKPEVLEEGSHSPRGSCESEEVQNRKPELVEEEEVDKNNTVNNAEVEPDNACSTTGSPPSPKVDVGLSSAGRFSAEKVNTAEVKSDKRSTSQSPPKIPSPEVIVSISSADRRSAELVVKPEPSPGRTAAKIAIAGAAQSSRRSSVRCSLKLRHSLAGLRHSMTQESVRRASRRSMLKRKAVRMGNSSCSSNISEDSCINTAEEEDKDDVFEAVTPDTEDNAAEEESKETPEIKQRVHPSVGRVTRSVAANSPKLAPPSLYTSEQKVSTPDKRAVVTDKQRTSQSVRRSRRSTKRKAPDTVEESPTKRFSPPKKSQSAIRPNMRTFLHTVQKNQMLMMTPNSLGRTGVIKSFIKHTTPVRADPKLSIGIVTKERHKLEALKKKQEQEEERMKKMEEEKKRKQEELKRKRDERLRRVFEAKVKEDQREEEKKRKIAQKMAQIDEKNDKRLAEEKAKKKVALKRQEELEQKRLEEEARKKKIQQAEEEKRQQELLAKKKAEEEEQRARKMAEARKALELKREQERERERQAAAERERVEKEKALALQRELERAAREKERRELEEKRKALEEKRKQQEEQLRLAAEEKAAKEREAAKQKEAAAKQAAANLNVTVDIERSVMSTPVGKGGGLNVTVDIEQSPQSYSITPKGGNKPLVLSKNPEDYGMDQNSDDSTDDESAPRKPIPSWAEGPNLQQIIMKQYFNPPDFDSFFGAIEPPKLENIFYKSKPRYFKRTSSAVWHSPPVGTK
- the LOC108886929 gene encoding inner centromere protein isoform X4, with product MNSVLSSVRSLMQMFDGKVQEFISDIDNVHVVWLEEIQQEANRMFSRDFNAEPELMPKTPSQKKNSRRKRVSVGRQEENQTRRRFSKGKRSNLRGSSVKSLNFIAEESIPEASTSEASTATQPKRTTRKNKQTKPEVLEEGSHSPRGSCESEEVQNRKPELVEEEEVDKNNTVNNAEVEPDNACSTTGSPPSPKVDVGLSSAGRFSAEKVNTAEVKSDKRSTSQSPPKIPSPEVIVSISSADRRSAELVVKPEPSPGRTAAKIAIAGAAQSSRRSSVRCSLKLRHSLAGLRHSMTQESVRRASRRSMLKRKAVRMGNSSCSSNISEDSCINTAEEEDKDDVFEAVTPDTEDNAAEEESKETPEIKQRVHPSVGRVTRSVAANSPKLAPPSLYTSEQKVSTPDKRAVVTDKQRTSQSVRRSRRSTKRKAPDTVEESPTKRFSPPKKSQSAIRPNMRTFLHTVQKNQMLMMTPNSLGRTGVIKSFIKHTTPVRADPKTKERHKLEALKKKQEQEEERMKKMEEEKKRKQEELKRKRDERLRRVFEAKVKEDQREEEKKRKIAQKMAQIDEKNDKRLAEEKAKKKVALKRQEELEQKRLEEEARKKKIQQAEEEKRQQELLAKKKAEEEEQRARKMAEARKALELKREQERERERQAAAERERVEKEKALALQRELERAAREKERRELEEKRKALEEKRKQEEQLRLAAEEKAAKEREAAKQKEAAAKQAAANLNVTVDIERSVMSTPVGKGGGLNVTVDIEQSPQSYSITPKGGNKPLVLSKNPEDYGMDQNSDDSTDDESAPRKPIPSWAEGPNLQQIIMKQYFNPPDFDSFFGAIEPPKLENIFYKSKPRYFKRTSSAVWHSPPVGTK
- the LOC108886929 gene encoding inner centromere protein isoform X2, whose product is MNSVLSSVRSLMQMFDGKVQEFISDIDNVHVVWLEEIQQEANRMFSRDFNAEPELMPKTPSQKKNSRRKRVSVGRQEENQTRRRFSKGKRSNLRGSSVKSLNFIAEESIPEASTSEASTATQPKRTTRKNKQTKPEVLEEGSHSPRGSCESEEVQNRKPELVEEEEVDKNNTVNNAEVEPDNACSTTGSPPSPKVDVGLSSAGRFSAEKVNTAEVKSDKRSTSQSPPKIPSPEVIVSISSADRRSAELVVKPEPSPGRTAAKIAIAGAAQSSRRSSVRCSLKLRHSLAGLRHSMTQESVRRASRRSMLKRKAVRMGNSSCSSNISEDSCINTAEEEDKDDVFEAVTPDTEDNAAEEESKETPEIKQRVHPSVGRVTRSVAANSPKLAPPSLYTSEQKVSTPDKRAVVTDKQRTSQSVRRSRRSTKRKAPDTVEESPTKRFSPPKKSQSAIRPNMRTFLHTVQKNQMLMMTPNSLGRTGVIKSFIKHTTPVRADPKLSIGIVTKERHKLEALKKKQEQEEERMKKMEEEKKRKQEELKRKRDERLRRVFEAKVKEDQREEEKKRKIAQKMAQIDEKNDKRLAEEKAKKKVALKRQEELEQKRLEEEARKKKIQQAEEEKRQQELLAKKKAEEEEQRARKMAEARKALELKREQERERERQAAAERERVEKEKALALQRELERAAREKERRELEEKRKALEEKRKQEEQLRLAAEEKAAKEREAAKQKEAAAKQAAANLNVTVDIERSVMSTPVGKGGGLNVTVDIEQSPQSYSITPKGGNKPLVLSKNPEDYGMDQNSDDSTDDESAPRKPIPSWAEGPNLQQIIMKQYFNPPDFDSFFGAIEPPKLENIFYKSKPRYFKRTSSAVWHSPPVGTK
- the LOC108886929 gene encoding inner centromere protein isoform X3 is translated as MNSVLSSVRSLMQMFDGKVQEFISDIDNVHVVWLEEIQQEANRMFSRDFNAEPELMPKTPSQKKNSRRKRVSVGRQEENQTRRRFSKGKRSNLRGSSVKSLNFIAEESIPEASTSEASTATQPKRTTRKNKQTKPEVLEEGSHSPRGSCESEEVQNRKPELVEEEEVDKNNTVNNAEVEPDNACSTTGSPPSPKVDVGLSSAGRFSAEKVNTAEVKSDKRSTSQSPPKIPSPEVIVSISSADRRSAELVVKPEPSPGRTAAKIAIAGAAQSSRRSSVRCSLKLRHSLAGLRHSMTQESVRRASRRSMLKRKAVRMGNSSCSSNISEDSCINTAEEEDKDDVFEAVTPDTEDNAAEEESKETPEIKQRVHPSVGRVTRSVAANSPKLAPPSLYTSEQKVSTPDKRAVVTDKQRTSQSVRRSRRSTKRKAPDTVEESPTKRFSPPKKSQSAIRPNMRTFLHTVQKNQMLMMTPNSLGRTGVIKSFIKHTTPVRADPKTKERHKLEALKKKQEQEEERMKKMEEEKKRKQEELKRKRDERLRRVFEAKVKEDQREEEKKRKIAQKMAQIDEKNDKRLAEEKAKKKVALKRQEELEQKRLEEEARKKKIQQAEEEKRQQELLAKKKAEEEEQRARKMAEARKALELKREQERERERQAAAERERVEKEKALALQRELERAAREKERRELEEKRKALEEKRKQQEEQLRLAAEEKAAKEREAAKQKEAAAKQAAANLNVTVDIERSVMSTPVGKGGGLNVTVDIEQSPQSYSITPKGGNKPLVLSKNPEDYGMDQNSDDSTDDESAPRKPIPSWAEGPNLQQIIMKQYFNPPDFDSFFGAIEPPKLENIFYKSKPRYFKRTSSAVWHSPPVGTK